Within the Xiphophorus couchianus chromosome 17, X_couchianus-1.0, whole genome shotgun sequence genome, the region ATTACAGCTTCATTTGCCACTGGCGTGTGTCGCTTCAGAAACCCTCAATTTTATCTCAGCTTCGTCAAGCTGTTTTGTCAATTACATAAGAGATTTTAACTACGAGGAATCACCACTGCTCCTTTCTGGTAGGAAAGTCCTAAACTGTGGATGTTACTAAGCAACACACTGCAGAGTCCCTCAGTACTGATCTAGGGGAAGTTGGGCCACCTGTGGTCCAGCACACCTGAACTGAATAACTTAATGACctccttttatattttattttattttacttttgatataaatgtgtgtttaagggttgaaatattttagctttgttTGCTGGTGGGTCAGCATGCATTAAAGGAGTGTCTTGCACTGCCTGCTTGTCCAGTTGTAATAAATTTGACCACCTCTTGTTCTCAGAGTTTATTGCATaatatattgaataaaaatctacaatttATACAAGTACGTAAGTTACATTTTTACCTGTTAATTTTTACCATTGAACTATTGAACTACTTTTGCCAACCACTCCTATCTAAAGATTTGTCCCATATTGTGTTGAATTTTGCTAACAATGATAATTGTGTCTGGATTTCTGAAGGTGAAATCCATCTCCTCTCCAGCCTTTGGGTTACATGCTCTCTGGAGGTTAATAACCAGCCCTGACTATCCCACACCCTGAGATCATTTATCAGATCGCGTTCTCTACAGGCTCTCAGAGCTGCAtgcagttttgtcattttaacacaGGCTGTGAAAAGAGCCTCAAGAACTTTGCTTAATAGCTTATTTTGCTTTATGATTTTGTTGTCTGGCTGCTAGATCCAGGTTGCTGTTTAGTACGGGCCAATACTCAGTGaatgttcacattttgcatgGAGCAGTGAAAGCAATGTTCCATCTTCTTCTACGTGTGGTGCCAGCTGTAGCTCAcaagcttaaaaaataaaatataataataataataataataataataataataggatTCCATTTGGTGTGTTGTGCTCTGtgaataaaaatcatgtttaattGTGGCCTAAAACAtaagataatttaaaatgatgtaagatatttttaattgtttctaaCTAAAGTTTTAATGTATGCCAGTTTTGAGTGgtgcatttattgttttgaaattttgaaaaaaaaagagacacttttgaaaatgtgtttttacagctattattatgaagaaaatatgaactGTGGGAAAAGCCTGTTGAATATTTTAGGAAGGACTGCTTCAGCATCAATTAACACAAGATACggttatttgtttttagtctaGAAGTTACCAGAAAATCACCAAGTTACAGTACGTCTGGAGATATTCACacttttcttcagtttattATGTTGCAACCATATTCAAactattatccatccatccatccatccatcatgtGAACACATTTATCCTACAGTTGTGAGGAGAGCTGTTGTATATCTCCAGTGGTCtattccaaattgtattaaattaatctctttatttaaaattctaCTCTCAAATACTCCAGTGTGACAGTGTGgatttttttgaatgttttgcaaatttattaaaaatagaaaatcaagaaatcacatttatgaACATATTATTAGCCTTTGCTTAATACTGTGTTGATCCACCTTTGGCAGTTCAGTTCTTTTTGAATCTGATGCCAGCAGCTCAGCTCACCTCTGTTTAGGGCAGTTTGGTCCGTTCTTCTCTGCAGTTCTTCTGCAGCTCCATGAGGCTGGATGGACGTCTTAATTATTCCAAGGTGGAAAGAACACTCTCAGACAAGTTTCAAAGCTTACAAATCATTTGGAAAAAACTGAATTCATCATAAGATCAATTAGAATGAACTAAACGATCACTTATAATGATTGTTGAATTATCAATCAACATACATCTGGAACGTCTGCACagtgtttcacttttttcacattttgttatgtaaCAGCCTCAATTGTAATCAATGAATCTCTTTTCTCACATTTCTACATACAAATGATCCATCATGacaatttcaagaaaaaaaatcattttcagtctTTTGCAAATTTACTAAAAgtggaaaacagaagaaataacatttatgtaaatatttacagtcTTTACCACAAAGCTAAAAAATTGAGCCAATTTCACTGATCATTCCTGAGATGTTCCTACAGTTTAAATTGAATCCAACTGTGGGAAATTCAGTTGATTGAACTTAACCTGTAAAGATTCACACCTGTCTCTATAAGGTCTCACAGTTTACAGAACAACAGGACGTGTTAGTCAGAATGGAAAGAAAGATGAATGCAGCAATGGAGACATCCTGAATGAAAACCTGCTGCAAAGCGTCTTGACCTCAGACTAGAGCGACGCTTCATTAgttcagcaggacaacaacccaaAGGAGAGGCTTCAGAACCTCTCTGTGGACATCCTGGAAGGCCAAGCCAGAGTCCAGACTTCGGATCTGACTGAAAATCTCTGAAGAGATCTGAAGACAGCTGACAGACACCATTTCTAATGTTTACTgctttttagtattattttggACTCAGTCAtatcttgtttgtgtttgtggttcaGGTTGTTTGGTGTAACAGGAAACTGCGCAGCCTGCAGCAAGCTGATTCCAGCCTTCGAGATGGTGATGagggcaaaagaaaatgtctatCACCTGGACTGCTTTGCATGCCAGCTCTGCAATCAAAGGTAAGTTGCTGCATGGAGTGTGTTGCTCCCACCGATCCTCACATGCTGATAGAGGCGAGGAAGAACTGGGGCACCAATGAATAAACCAGCAGAGCAGATCAAATTAAttcattcaggtttttttttttattaccagaGATTCTCTCTACAATAACATCATCTGAtgacaaattatttcaattacattTGAACCGTTCATTCTTACAGTTCTTATTTGCTCGCAGTGTTTAGAAGGACAGGAAGAatgaaacatgtattttatttctaaatcaacatctgtgatgtcatcagtgaggGCCGGATTGTGTTGATGGATTTTCACATTTGGATGGATTTTTGTCTCTGAGCCAAACGTCAAAGAGTTGCTTCTGggaggtgtgtgtctgtttggGATCATTTAAGACTGATatcttttgaaatattattgCCAGAAATGTACTGATATTAATTAATCTAAGGCGTTGAACCAGGATCATAGAGAGAAAAGGTTTGTTCAAGGGAAGGCCGTCATTTAGAAACGAGATATTCACTGTTTAATATTCTTGATTTGAtatggtttatttatttgaaagggAATAAAGGAACAgtgtaatttaataaaagctgTGATAGTTCATGAGTTTAAAAAGCCAGAATTAGCCAaaaggctatttttttttaacctgtacTCCCTAGGTAACGATTTTATAAAAGTAATATGAGTGTATCAGACACACTGTTGGTAAGGACCTAAGACTGGACTCAACAGAACCTGACACATCAAGAAGACAAGAAATCAatactgctaaaaaaaacagaaaccatgGAATATAAACAATATGATATGACAGACCCAGTTTCTTTAGTGTTGACAGGTATTTGAATGAACATGTCAGTTTTTCACATGTGTAATTGAAACCTTATGTTGTTAATTATCTGACTTCGTCAACTCTTCTTCCACCAGTCAAGCATTGCATAAgaatgttaacatttatttattagcagTTAATGCTATCATGCTTCCCTTTGCTGGCACCCTGTggaggaaacattttcagataaaccagcttcaaaaagaagagaaaatgaaaagcttCAGCAATTATGTTTCATTTCTTGTGCAGAAGAGACCcaattttctcttccttttgcCCACTTTGTTCATAACATTAGGATGGATGactcatatttgttaaaaatataatgtataGTGGACTTATCTGTCACTTTATTATATGTGCtacttttgtctttaaattatCCAGACTCTGAGCATCCTCTACCTTAGCATTAAAAGTTGAACTCCTGCATTCTTAAATCCAAACACAGAGAGCATATTGAGGCGATAGAGGACAGGGTGGAGGCGCCAGATATGAGGATCCGTCCTGTAAGCAGTTAGCCACAGATCAGCCCTGGGGACAGCTAATCGATGAAGCTGTCGCCCAGCCTCATCATCCAGCCCTTTTTCCCCCTGAAGAACCGGAGGCCACAGAAGAGCTGGAGGGTCAAGGTCAGTGTAGATGGTGGCACAGGAAACCCAGCTGGGTGACAGCAGAAGGGAAAGGTCAGTGCTGATGACAGGAAAAACTTCACATTGGACAACTTGGATCCTCACACTAATTCTGTTGAATAGAATCAAACCTATGTTGTTTGTCAGGAATTAGGAATGCTGGGggttttaaagaagaaaaggtAAACAATAGCaagtaaaataagaaagaatatattttaaactgtgACATATGTACAGATAGATTTTAAAGCTTGTCATTGTCATTCAGCTGTTAAACACTCCATGGTTGGGATGATGTTGTCCATACACTAGTTGAAAGTCTTGTGGGGAAAAATATTGATTGCCAAACAGTGTCAGGTAAAAATCACTGTCAGGTTTATTAATGTGATATGAGAGTCACAAGATCAGACATTGATGAGTAAAAGCTTTTGATAAAGAAGGCACCAAGATACAAATAATaaatggatggaaaacaaaagcCCTCTGCTTCTACCTATCAGATTGAAAAAGGTCTGTTCAACACTCCTTTGGTTCTCAGATTGTTTTTACTTATGTGGAAACTAAGCATCCTTCTGTCTCTTGACCACTGGGTGAGAGAAGTTCTCTACTGGAAAACTTTGACTTTCACTCATCGGCTCTGCCAACAAAATTATGGAGacctggaaacattttctgtctttagtAGGCACTATCACTTTGCTCCCTAATACAGAGGAAAACTAGACTCTCTGTGGGCCATTTTAtcctatgtatttatttatgatttatatattttgattattataaattttccatcatttttagtatttgtttatttttattgagtattattattccttcatttatttactgttgatttttcttttgtcatttcctgTCTCGTCTAGAACATGTGTGGGTGTTTTGGTGTATGtagtgttggtgtgtgtgtagTTCCAGGGGCTGGATCTCTAATTGTTAGTCTTGTGCTTGGACCCGGAtcatggtgtgttcagggtgggCTGGGTTTATAGAGAAAccagcttccttttttttctctctgtatcTCTTATTTGTGatcactgtgtttttattgtccGAATGATTAATAATGAATGTCAAGCTgttaaaattcaataaagaaaattggaataaaaatggTTTAGACCCTAGAATGTTcagcagacattttatttaaagtttttagcTCTAATGTTTATCAGATTTCATCAGATTTTTGTGAAATCCTGAATGATAAAATCTGTGCACACAAAAACCAGTTTTTTTCCTCAGGAGAGCTTATAGAGAAAACGATTTCAGGGATGCATCAGGGGGATAAATGTATATCATCAAGGTTTTAAAGCCTTCATCATTTCCTGGAACGTCCTGCACATTGTAGGTTTGTGCATAGCAAAGATGTCTAACCTTAGACTGAAAGGTCTTTACTAtcacaattaattaaataaaagtcataatttatGGACATCGCAATCATTTAAAACTGGCGTAATCATTAGAGATattcagaataataaaataatgagaGAAATAAATTCAGCTCTTGTTCCCTCCGAAATAGAAGTGCTCATTTCTCTGCCTTGCTCGGCTGTGAGCCTGACTACAACCAAAAACTCCCTGCAAGCTGGAATTAGAACTAACAGTCTGActgagctgcagagagaaagaagtaaaaatgtCACATATGAAAGGTAGCATAATGCTACCAGTCATACACAGTGATTACAATCAAGGTCACAATAGTTGAGGCTGAGTTAGCACCAGACTCAGCTGGCTAATGTAGCAGTAAGTCAGGCCCACTGTGGAACGTTAATGACGGGACTCATGCTTTGGTGATCATCTAAGTGCCACCTGTCCTCTGCTTCTCTGCAGGTTTTGTGTGGGAGACAAATTTTTCCTGAAGAACAACATGATTCTCTGCCAGACTGATTATGAGGAGGGGCTGATGAAGGAGGGCTATGCTCCACAAGTCCGCTGATCATCCAAtcagaagaggaggaagagcagaagTGAAATGAAGAGACTGAAGGAGAGCATGCAATCACACAACAAAATGCACTATTGCCTCCTGTCCAGGTTCTGTACCCAACATGTACATAAATTGGGACTTACTCTACTGTACAGAATGGCCACAAAGacaatgtggcaaaaaaaaaaaaaaggctggtgTAAATTCACATGTTTgtatatttcattatttctctCTGACGGATGCTGGCTCTCTTTACCTGACAAAGAATAAACTAACTTTGCCCTGAGAGTGATTGCTAACCAAATTCTGTTCCTGGTTCAAAGTTCACTGGTTTCATTGTACTCAGTAACAGACAGCATCCCGCCTGACTGTAGGATCCAAACACTTAAACTTGACACAAGATTAGTTTATGTAAACCTGAATCacagctatttatttttaaaaaacttcacGACTAAGCAGGTAAAAGGTCCCCTGCTCTCATTACACTCTTTGTGGTTCATACACTGCAATCttttaataagtttaaaaaCTGACCTTTTCTTCCTGCTCCTGTCTCAGGCTGCTGTCTGTAATCCTGTCCTAAGAAAGTTCAACTCAAATTTTTACTAGCTGTCAAATATTGTTTTGGTAATATTCTGAAAACATTGAGTACAGTACCtattgaaaacttttcactCCTTTAAATGTGTTACCCTTTTACTATTCTTACAAATCAgtcattataaataaaaaaaataaatcctccaATGTCAAAGTCAAAACGGATTTCTGCAAATAACATAACTAAAAACACCAGCAAATATACAGTGCAAGAGCATTTATACTctcaaaaaagtgaaacatggcAGTTGTTCACattatgttaatatttaatttcaagtgCCTATAGGCACTGAGCTAATGTGGCTTGTTCCTAATTTATACTGCGTCTGGTTCAGTGAATACACACCCATCACAGGCAGTTACACTGCGTCCGGACAAccaaaatcaaaacagattCTGTTTTTGCCGGATGCCACAGTAAGTCAAGTCAATCTTCAAAAATCACAACAGGAAGCTGAACTAGTACAGCATCCGCATCttcaaaataattcacaaacaCAGACTATTTGCTGTCGTTATAATATCTTTGAAATAGctatattaatgaaaaatatcGGTATagataaaaacgtttttaatgcCTTTGGGATTCTCCTTCAGGGAAATTGTTATTTCTGTCTCGTTTGAGTCCACAGTGGAtgcaaacactgtaaaaacactaaaaacatgcaataaaatttttttttaaatatcatgcaaaaaattaaaaacacacacacgtcaTCACAACCATACTCTCAAAATCTCCAAAACAGACTCCTCCACTCACATTTACAAGTGAACAGGTTCATGACATTGTTTGTCATGCTTGAAAACGTAAGAAAGTTAAATCATCAAGAAAGGAATATGACACCAGGTTACCATGACTATTCTGACTGTTGGTTCTTCACCAGTCAGAGCTTTCTGGAAGTTCCAATGACAAAGAAACTACTGAAGAAAAGTCACATTAAGGCTGGACTAGAGTTTGCCAAAAGACATGAGGGAGACTCCATGGCCAAATGGAAGAAAGTTCTTTAGTCACTAATCACTACAAACACACAATCCCCACTGTGACGCACGGTGGTGGgagaatcatgctgtggggatgcttctTGGTAACAGACCTGGCTCATTGTAAAGGTAGAAGGTAAATGTTCTGAAGACAAAAGGGGGATGTTGTAAAAAGGctcagtcaaagcccagatgtGTCCCATAGAAAACTCGTAGCAGGTGTTTAAACAAGCTGACACCCG harbors:
- the lmo3 gene encoding LIM domain only protein 3 isoform X2 — its product is MLTVQPDAKPKGCAGCNRKIKDRYLLKALDKYWHEDCLKCACCDCRLGEVGSTLYTKANLILCRRDYLRLFGVTGNCAACSKLIPAFEMVMRAKENVYHLDCFACQLCNQRFCVGDKFFLKNNMILCQTDYEEGLMKEGYAPQVR